AAGTTTAAATGTATTGTTGAGGTACTAACTGAGtgattgttataaaataaattaagaaagtctTATGATAAATTGATTGGTATATGTTAGCAACATGTTATGatatgtagaaagaataaattattttttaagagTAAGTCCTCTAAATTAAAACTTCGATAATTATGTtaatttttaaaccttgttatctttgattgaatAACATGTTATATTATGTGGACTTGATGTAAAATGAATTGgattggttaaattttaatttctaaatAGGGATTTTAGTGAAAAATCttaaaaactaattttttttttggaaacaGGGAGCATGTTGCGACGATCATTCAATTTAGTGGAGTCAGCGAGTGGCATCGCAATGTAGAACCCCCGACATTGCAACGTCACCTCAAAATTTGacaaattttgcattttagtgCTTGTTCGGCCTTAGATTGTGTAGAAAGCTATTATAAACCATATAAGTCTTGGAAATAAATATGAAACATATAGGAAACATATATTGACCCAAATTTGATTATGTAGACacttaaaatatattgaattAGACTGTAGTTGCTCTAGCAACAAATGTAGCATCTTGGTATCTGGATCCAACAATTGGATAAGGTATAAGGGTATTACATGATcggtcattttgtaacttttcataattagactaatgaaaaaaaagaaaaaaaaaaaaccttggtactcttaaaaaattcataaaaaataattaaaaaatatattaaaatttttataaattggtTGGACTGATTCaattgttaatttttttgtcTTGGTTTTGGTTTTCACTGAACCACAAATAATTTGGTCTATATCCGATTTTATGCCACCGGTAGAACCACCAATTTCTGGCTCAATCTGTAAGTCTGGTCCGGGTTAATAGCATAACATGTTCACACTCCCTCCTTGCTTTTATCTATTTTCGTTCGAATCTGTTTTAATGTTGATACCAGAACCTTTCAAGTTTGAGTTTTATCTTGTGTAAATATGTGTAGATtggattttattttagtttaaatctCATGTGAATTTTATCCAGATTTATTCTAATTTAGATCTGAGATTGTTTTGGTCATAGTTATGTTGCAATTCCTAAACAAGAAGGTGAAGAAGGTGAAAAAGATGAAGATGGAAGGTTAGCACTAAGTCTCAAGTATACAAGCAAAACAGTGCAAACAAATTATATATAAACTGCCTTTCCTTTTATTAATTCTGCACTTGCTCCCTCATTTCTTTCATATATGATTTACTATCATTAGTCTGGGAGACTGTAAACAACAATAGGACTTCTCACAGTGTGATGAGTGGTTTTCCATACAAGTGAAGCCGATAGCACCCTGAATTTAGTGCTCAGCTCGGGTTTCGCTACCACCACCACCTTAAAACTCCGCTTCTGCAACAAACGAGTGAACAGGAGACTTGTCGGCCTAACCGTGATTTGCAGTCCTTTAGGAGCCTTAATGGTAGCGTTGTACACAGATGGAGGACCTACATTGGTGACTCGTCTCTTGAAAACACCAACGGTCGGCTGTTGGCTGTTTTTCATTTTAAGCTGCATCGACGGGTAGTTAAGAGCATCATAGCCGAATCCAGGAAGCAATGAGGAGCAGTTTACAGATTTTGTGCCGATTAAATGTGCTATAGATGATCCACTGTAGCCTTCATGGCATAGGAATTGCACATAAGACATCTCATCAATGTCATAGACTAGGCCTGGGTTTATGGCTCTTGCAGGGTTCAATTGACCAGCACCGTAGGCAAACTCGGCATCCTTGTTCACCCTCTTGCTCATCGGTTTTGCTACATAGAGTATTCATATATTGCAAATAAGAGTGTAAGGGATGATAGATATATTGCAAATAAgaatgatattaatgtcattacCGGTGGTCATGATTGCAGATTTGATGGCGGCTGGTGTCCAAGTTGGATGAAACGATTTTACATAGGCTGCAACACCTGCAACATGAGGGCAGGCCATCGAAGTGCCAGACATGAGAGTGAACTTTGAACGTTGGGTGTCACCTTTGAGCCCTGTTAGCGACTTTACAAGAGTGTAAGCTGCCAATATATCGACACCAGGGGCAGCAATATCAGGCTACACCAGGGTGCACACAGAGACCATTAGTTTTGATATTAAGCACTCGATGATCGATGGAAATGGTAGAATTCAAAGCTTATACCTTGAGAATACGGTGCGAGCCGGGATTTGGACCCCGAGACGAAAATGAAGCAACAGATGGAGCAGGAATCTTGATTTCCTCAGACTTGTATACCACTGCTGTAGGTGATCTGCCAATTTTCATTTGATAGCTTCagcatttatcattatcaaaaaaTCATGGAACAAAATTAATATAATCATATAACCTTGTGGAATGTATATAATTTTGTATAGTTTCACCAACAGTCGAGTTCACCATGGTAGCTGGTGCCATAAAAATTTGTGCAGTGTCAAGGTATTGTTCACTTTCAACAATGGTGCCTATGCCTCCAATTCCTTTAACAACAGAATCAACACCCCATTGACTTAGTGTGCAATAAACAAGCCTTCCTTTCACCTTGCTGGGATCCAATGTGTTATCGAAACAGAACCTTGCGTTTCCCTTGCTTTCGGAGTTCATCGCAACATCGGCCCCACTGACAATGGGGTAAAGACCTTCCTTTGACTCGAATGTGTTGATTCCAATTCCCTGCTTATGTATATGCACTTCAAGGAAGTGTTCGGAAAACAATTTAAGAACATATCTTTAAATGATATATCGAACTTACCCGAAAACTTTTTCCATTACCCAACTTGACCGTGCTCATGAACTGTCGGTCGATGCCACTCGCTGCCACAGTAAGAAGCCATGGGGAATAGTTAGAAACTGAACTCAAACTTGGACCGTCATTCCCAGCAGAAGTCACGGTAACGATGCCCTTCTTCAGGGCATGAAATGCACCAACTGATATAGAATCGGTCACGAAATCTTGAGTTCCCCCGCCGATCGATATCGATATAATGTCCACTCCATCGCTGGTAGCATCGTCCAATGCAGCAAGAATATCCATATCAGCACACCCTGAACTGGCCCAGCACACTTTGTACATTGCTATCCTAGCTGATGGCACCGCACCACGAGCTGTCCCCTTGGCTAGCCCGTAAAGATTTGCATCTCGAACCAGGTTGCCTGCTAGTGTCGATGAAGTGTGCGTGCCATGGCCATCCATGTCTATTGGTGATAAAATGTCGGCAGGGTCGGGGTTGCCATCAAGCTTGTAGTATTTAGCACCTATAATCTTGCTTTAGAATGAACAGCCAACATTAAATCCATGAGTTAAAACATTACCAATAAACTATCAAACCAGTTAAGTTCAAGAGGACTCATTGCTTTTTACTTGTTGCAGCCTGAGAAATTCATGAAACGACCGCACGTTCCCTTCCATTTTGAGGGCGGTGGACCAAATCCATCATCCTTAAAGCTCTCGGACTGCGGAGTAATTCCTGTATC
Above is a genomic segment from Gossypium arboreum isolate Shixiya-1 chromosome 8, ASM2569848v2, whole genome shotgun sequence containing:
- the LOC108469311 gene encoding subtilisin-like protease SBT4.14 produces the protein MNMLAFSMRKLGFLFILIVLNIVAHGEETKNFYIVYLGDSPLSKQSAVQKHIGLLSSVKGSEHGAKESIIYSYTKSFNAFAAKLSENEAEMLKGLDEVASVFPNRYRKLHTTKSWDFIGLPLTAKRNLKFERNIIVGLLDTGITPQSESFKDDGFGPPPSKWKGTCGRFMNFSGCNNKIIGAKYYKLDGNPDPADILSPIDMDGHGTHTSSTLAGNLVRDANLYGLAKGTARGAVPSARIAMYKVCWASSGCADMDILAALDDATSDGVDIISISIGGGTQDFVTDSISVGAFHALKKGIVTVTSAGNDGPSLSSVSNYSPWLLTVAASGIDRQFMSTVKLGNGKSFRGIGINTFESKEGLYPIVSGADVAMNSESKGNARFCFDNTLDPSKVKGRLVYCTLSQWGVDSVVKGIGGIGTIVESEQYLDTAQIFMAPATMVNSTVGETIQNYIHSTRSPTAVVYKSEEIKIPAPSVASFSSRGPNPGSHRILKPDIAAPGVDILAAYTLVKSLTGLKGDTQRSKFTLMSGTSMACPHVAGVAAYVKSFHPTWTPAAIKSAIMTTAKPMSKRVNKDAEFAYGAGQLNPARAINPGLVYDIDEMSYVQFLCHEGYSGSSIAHLIGTKSVNCSSLLPGFGYDALNYPSMQLKMKNSQQPTVGVFKRRVTNVGPPSVYNATIKAPKGLQITVRPTSLLFTRLLQKRSFKVVVVAKPELSTKFRVLSASLVWKTTHHTVRSPIVVYSLPD